The following coding sequences lie in one Cannabis sativa cultivar Pink pepper isolate KNU-18-1 chromosome 5, ASM2916894v1, whole genome shotgun sequence genomic window:
- the LOC115717043 gene encoding large ribosomal subunit protein P2y has translation MKIIAAYLLAVLGGNASPSAADLKAILSSVGIEAEDEKVNFLLTEVKGKDLTELIASGREKLASVPSGGGGGAVAYSAPSGGAGAAPAAAAESKKEEKVEEKEESDDDMGFSLFD, from the exons aTGAAGATTATTGCTGCTTACTTGTTGGCTGTTTTGGGAGGAAACGCTTCTCCCTCTGCCGCTGATTTGAAGGCCATTCTCTCTTCAG TTGGAATTGAGGCAGAGGATGAGAAGGTTAACTTCCTTTTGACTGAGGTCAAGGGCAAAGATCTCACTGAGCTAATTGCTTCCGGAAGGGAGAAGCTAGCATCAGTTCCGtcaggtggtggtggtggtgcagTTGCTTACTCTGCACCATCAGGTGGAGCAGGCGCCGCCCCAGCTGCTGCTGCCGAGTCAAAGAAGGAAGAGAAAGTAGAAGAGAAAGAAGAGTCAGATGAT GATATGGGTTTCAGTCTCTTCGACTAA